In Myxococcales bacterium, the following are encoded in one genomic region:
- a CDS encoding M13 family metallopeptidase: MTHSRLVPLFFALAGATGAACSGPTPRPATPLPDPGPTPPAPDPATPPPDGSTTTLAAIGLDPTALDRSVDPCDDFYQYACGGWIARTEIPADKPMAMRSFISIEDRNREFLHDVLERARAAPGADPALATLGSFYGACMDEAAVEAAGVTPLAALDKTIAAVKDGPTLAVATAALHQAGAGALFTFGHTQDAKDARQVIGGIEQGGLGLPDRDYYLKDDEATKGLRAAYAAYLASLLELDGRSPADAATGAAEVIALETALAKVSLDKVARRDPVATYNRLERAGVKKAAPHFAWDTYFAAVGAPRVTAITVGSPAFLRGLDPLVTRTKPAVWRTYLRLHLLSATAALLPKRFDDAQFAFVGALTGQAEQEVRWKRCVAATDGALGELLGQVFVRERFGAAAKQGADQQVRAIADAMRANLDALPWMDATTKAAAATKLDAMAYQIGYPKQWRPVGFTPVAGAYAASELAARKAEHARLLAKIGKPLDRDEWLLSAPTVNAYYEPQLNGMVFPAGILQAPFFDPAAALPVNLGAMGVVVGHELTHGFDDQGAQFDAVGNLANWWAPATGAQFKQRTQCVIAQYDAYEALPGVKLNGANTVGENIADIGGVKLALRAYRALRTGPAQVADGFTEDQQFFLGFGQAWCAKMRPDFAALLATVDVHAPSQWRVNGALQATPEFADAFGCKPGARMRPAAMCQVW; encoded by the coding sequence ATGACCCACTCGCGCCTCGTCCCCTTGTTCTTCGCGCTCGCCGGCGCGACCGGCGCCGCGTGCTCCGGCCCGACCCCGCGGCCGGCCACGCCGCTGCCCGACCCCGGGCCGACGCCCCCGGCGCCCGATCCCGCGACGCCGCCGCCGGACGGCAGCACCACGACGCTGGCCGCGATCGGGCTCGATCCGACCGCGCTCGATCGCAGCGTCGACCCGTGCGACGACTTCTACCAGTACGCGTGCGGCGGCTGGATCGCGCGCACCGAGATCCCGGCCGACAAGCCGATGGCGATGCGCAGCTTCATCTCGATCGAGGATCGCAACCGCGAGTTCCTGCACGACGTGCTCGAGCGCGCGCGCGCCGCGCCCGGCGCCGACCCAGCGCTGGCGACGCTCGGCAGCTTCTACGGCGCGTGCATGGACGAGGCCGCGGTCGAGGCCGCGGGCGTGACGCCGCTGGCCGCGCTCGACAAGACCATCGCCGCGGTCAAGGACGGCCCGACGCTGGCGGTCGCGACCGCGGCGCTGCACCAGGCCGGCGCCGGGGCGCTGTTCACGTTCGGCCACACCCAGGACGCCAAGGACGCGCGCCAGGTGATCGGCGGCATCGAGCAGGGCGGCCTGGGCCTGCCCGATCGCGACTACTACCTGAAGGACGACGAGGCGACCAAGGGCCTGCGCGCCGCGTACGCCGCGTACCTCGCGAGCCTGCTCGAGCTCGACGGCCGGAGCCCGGCCGACGCCGCGACCGGCGCGGCCGAGGTGATCGCGCTCGAGACCGCGCTGGCCAAGGTCTCGCTCGACAAGGTCGCGCGCCGCGATCCGGTCGCGACCTACAACCGGCTCGAGCGGGCCGGCGTCAAGAAGGCCGCGCCGCACTTCGCGTGGGACACGTACTTCGCCGCGGTCGGGGCCCCCCGCGTCACCGCGATCACTGTCGGCTCGCCGGCGTTCCTGCGCGGGCTCGACCCGCTCGTGACCAGGACCAAGCCGGCGGTGTGGCGCACGTACCTGCGGCTGCACCTCTTGAGCGCGACCGCCGCGCTCCTGCCCAAGCGCTTCGACGACGCGCAGTTCGCGTTCGTCGGCGCGCTCACCGGCCAGGCCGAGCAGGAGGTGCGCTGGAAGCGGTGCGTGGCCGCCACCGACGGCGCGCTCGGCGAGCTCCTCGGCCAGGTGTTCGTGCGCGAGCGCTTCGGCGCCGCCGCCAAGCAGGGCGCCGACCAGCAGGTCCGCGCGATCGCCGACGCGATGCGCGCCAACCTCGACGCGCTGCCGTGGATGGACGCGACGACCAAGGCCGCGGCCGCGACCAAGCTCGACGCGATGGCCTACCAGATCGGCTACCCCAAGCAGTGGCGCCCGGTCGGGTTCACGCCGGTGGCCGGGGCCTACGCCGCGAGCGAGCTGGCCGCGCGCAAGGCCGAGCACGCCCGGCTGCTGGCCAAGATCGGCAAGCCGCTCGACCGCGACGAGTGGCTGCTGTCGGCGCCGACGGTCAACGCCTACTACGAGCCGCAGCTAAACGGCATGGTCTTCCCCGCCGGCATCCTGCAGGCGCCGTTCTTCGATCCCGCGGCCGCGCTCCCCGTCAACCTCGGCGCGATGGGCGTCGTCGTCGGCCACGAGCTGACCCACGGCTTCGACGACCAGGGCGCGCAGTTCGACGCGGTCGGCAACCTCGCCAACTGGTGGGCGCCCGCGACCGGCGCGCAGTTCAAGCAGCGCACCCAGTGCGTGATCGCGCAGTACGACGCCTACGAGGCGCTGCCGGGCGTGAAGCTCAACGGCGCCAACACCGTCGGCGAGAACATCGCCGACATCGGCGGCGTCAAGCTGGCGCTGCGCGCGTACCGGGCGCTGCGGACCGGGCCCGCGCAGGTCGCCGACGGCTTCACCGAGGACCAGCAGTTCTTCCTCGGCTTCGGCCAGGCGTGGTGCGCCAAGATGCGCCCCGACTTCGCCGCCCTGCTCGCCACCGTCGACGTCCACGCGCCGTCGCAGTGGCGCGTCAACGGCGCGCTCCAGGCCACGCCCGAGTTCGCCGACGCCTTCGGCTGCAAGCCCGGCGCGCGCATGCGCCCTGCGGCCATGTGCCAGGTCTGGTAG
- a CDS encoding DUF2807 domain-containing protein, translating into MRHHLVLLVLASAASACAVADAHVQGSGTAKTEPRTTADFTGVSVGGAITLDVTLGPTTSITVSADDNVVGLITTDVVNGRLVVGQRDSYNSKLPVRVTITTPALRSVSVSGASTAAIHKLRGVALALDASGASTAALDGEIGQLTLDVSGASKVTARGLATTDATVAASGASQVEVAVARGLTVDASGASAIDYWGKPAVTKATSGVSHVRAH; encoded by the coding sequence ATGCGCCATCACCTCGTGCTCCTGGTCCTCGCCTCCGCCGCCAGCGCCTGCGCCGTCGCCGACGCCCACGTCCAGGGCAGCGGCACCGCCAAGACCGAGCCCCGCACCACCGCCGACTTCACCGGGGTCTCGGTCGGCGGCGCGATCACGCTCGACGTCACGCTCGGGCCGACCACCTCGATCACGGTGTCCGCCGACGACAACGTCGTGGGGCTGATCACCACCGACGTCGTCAACGGCCGGCTGGTCGTCGGCCAGCGCGACAGCTACAACTCGAAGCTGCCGGTCCGGGTCACGATCACGACCCCGGCGCTGCGCAGCGTGTCGGTCAGCGGCGCCAGCACCGCGGCGATCCACAAGCTGCGCGGGGTCGCGCTCGCGCTCGACGCCTCGGGCGCCAGCACCGCCGCGCTCGACGGCGAGATCGGGCAGCTCACGCTCGACGTCAGCGGCGCCAGCAAGGTGACCGCGCGCGGGCTGGCCACGACCGACGCCACCGTCGCCGCCTCGGGCGCCAGCCAGGTCGAGGTCGCGGTCGCGCGCGGCCTCACGGTCGACGCGTCGGGCGCCAGCGCGATCGATTACTGGGGCAAGCCCGCGGTGACCAAGGCGACCTCCGGCGTCAGCCACGTCCGCGCGCACTGA